Proteins from a single region of Corynebacterium pseudogenitalium:
- a CDS encoding DUF3097 domain-containing protein, with product MTPDNRYSGDIFQGHSRNKKPKYPSIPAEPGIIVEIVGDEFVGAVVGFERTYDGDFVRLEDRHGQQRLFKMLPGAFEVEGQRVSLHRYVAPQQESSTHSNSGSRKVANAKAKVAQPSRIWVEGIHDAAIVQKVWGHDLKVEGVVVEYLEGLDNLSDRLEEFHPGPGRRIGVLADHLIEGTKESRLVEGVGPHVLVTGHPYIDIWEAVKPERVGLKNWPKVPYGEDWKTGVCQRAGWGSPKDGWRRVYDAVETYRDLDSTLIGAVERLVDFVTNPQLKKSDC from the coding sequence ATGACACCGGATAATCGTTACAGCGGAGATATTTTCCAAGGGCATTCGCGCAACAAGAAGCCCAAGTATCCCAGCATCCCCGCAGAGCCGGGCATCATCGTTGAGATTGTGGGCGACGAATTCGTGGGAGCCGTAGTTGGTTTTGAGCGTACGTACGACGGTGATTTCGTTCGTCTTGAGGACAGGCACGGGCAACAACGCCTTTTTAAGATGCTTCCCGGAGCCTTCGAAGTAGAGGGACAGCGAGTCTCCTTACACCGCTATGTCGCTCCGCAGCAGGAATCGAGCACCCACTCAAACTCCGGTTCACGGAAAGTAGCTAACGCGAAAGCGAAAGTTGCGCAGCCAAGCCGAATTTGGGTGGAAGGTATTCACGACGCCGCTATCGTACAGAAGGTATGGGGGCACGACCTCAAAGTCGAAGGTGTCGTCGTTGAGTATCTTGAGGGGCTTGACAACTTGAGCGACAGGCTGGAGGAGTTCCACCCGGGACCGGGGCGACGCATCGGTGTGCTTGCTGACCACCTCATCGAAGGCACAAAAGAGTCCCGCCTCGTCGAGGGGGTAGGTCCACACGTACTTGTCACAGGCCACCCATACATCGACATCTGGGAAGCCGTAAAGCCGGAACGAGTTGGGTTGAAGAACTGGCCAAAGGTGCCTTACGGAGAGGATTGGAAGACAGGGGTATGCCAACGTGCCGGGTGGGGCAGTCCGAAGGATGGCTGGCGGCGTGTCTACGATGCTGTCGAGACATACCGAGATCTTGATTCCACCCTTATCGGCGCAGTTGAGCGACTCGTGGATTTTGTCACCAATCCGCAGCTTAAGAAATCCGACTGCTGA
- a CDS encoding ferrochelatase — MAFKNFDALLVLSFGGPEGEDEVIPFLENVTRGRGIPKERLKVVGEHYFHFGGVSPINGQNLEIIEQLRAELSRRGHNLPVYFGNRNWHPFAEDTAREISEAGHRNILVFATSAWGGYSACRQYDEDIARLHQAHPELHFTKLWQFYGHPTFVRLMGDSLKQAMESIDDKALRTTRILFSAHSIPTAADAAAGGHEDAHLYSRQVLEASRLVAEHAGVETYENVWQSRSGNPQTPWLEPDIIDRVKELHQQGVTHIVCVPIGFLTDHMEVVWDLDTELKAECDKLGVEFTRVPTIGLEPRFASMIVDIAECISRGTTPPTLSTISVQGCTENGVPCHTDCCAPIRPRVTE, encoded by the coding sequence ATGGCATTCAAAAATTTCGATGCGTTGCTCGTGCTCTCTTTCGGTGGACCAGAAGGGGAGGACGAAGTAATTCCATTCCTCGAAAATGTCACACGCGGCAGGGGCATCCCGAAAGAGCGGTTGAAAGTAGTTGGTGAGCACTATTTCCACTTCGGTGGAGTGAGCCCAATTAATGGCCAAAATCTAGAAATTATCGAGCAGCTTCGTGCCGAGCTGAGTAGGCGGGGGCATAATCTTCCGGTCTATTTCGGAAATCGGAATTGGCATCCTTTCGCAGAAGATACCGCACGCGAAATCTCAGAAGCTGGGCATCGGAACATCCTCGTTTTCGCTACGAGCGCTTGGGGCGGTTACTCCGCTTGCCGTCAGTATGATGAGGATATTGCTCGGTTGCACCAGGCACACCCTGAGCTGCATTTCACAAAACTGTGGCAGTTCTACGGGCACCCAACGTTTGTCCGGCTCATGGGTGATTCGTTGAAGCAAGCAATGGAGTCAATCGATGACAAGGCTTTGCGAACGACCCGGATCCTCTTCTCGGCGCACTCAATTCCCACAGCTGCAGATGCCGCCGCTGGCGGCCACGAGGACGCACATCTTTACTCGCGACAGGTCCTTGAGGCTTCGCGCCTCGTCGCAGAGCATGCAGGAGTAGAGACTTACGAAAACGTTTGGCAATCGCGTTCCGGCAACCCGCAGACTCCGTGGCTAGAGCCCGATATTATCGACCGCGTCAAGGAGCTCCATCAACAGGGAGTCACTCACATCGTTTGCGTGCCGATCGGGTTCTTGACTGACCATATGGAAGTTGTGTGGGATCTCGATACCGAATTGAAGGCTGAGTGCGACAAGCTCGGCGTTGAATTCACCAGGGTCCCGACTATCGGTCTCGAGCCGCGGTTCGCATCGATGATCGTTGACATTGCAGAATGCATTAGCCGCGGCACGACGCCTCCTACGCTGTCCACGATTTCGGTGCAGGGCTGCACCGAAAATGGTGTTCCTTGCCACACTGATTGCTGCGCTCCGATTCGTCCGCGCGTTACCGAGTAG
- a CDS encoding NlpC/P60 family protein: MSSPVGPAVAAPAAQSTASALVAKLSASQAEIAELDLKIGQLREAANRAFVDLHDAQSRSEQARRGAEEAKRRLEESQAAVEKARAELSAVTRSQYRNSAGGSPIQALGGEQSQKDVLDRSLFLRQRSEEKQQKLAEVEQARLEAANDESLQRQASEVAQQAADEAVAAESATRDELASLSSQLDDVIEQREAASAELNSIESDVAQERGISNSPAPQSAEVQETPAETYEVSPELLDAVEERMNEIAPGAEVPNEQALVQAVNTAQRTGGYVEVSNQADTPRLEYSEGSDVTDLLTQAATIVASEALVGSSQPDHSETANPYGGSSTSDVIAAFAQGLNSVLAADSSAGQPDSATSDLSQVVPAVGTFESITNEVRSALAPSANSSSVETVIARAEAMIGTPYVWGGGDANGPTVGVNGGSMSGFDCSGLVLYAFAGVGISLPHYTGYQYQRGTPVAPSEAQRGDLLFWGPGGSQHVAIYLGDGMMIEAPQAGQNVQIAPVRWSGMSANAVRLL; the protein is encoded by the coding sequence TTGAGCTCTCCTGTGGGCCCTGCTGTTGCTGCTCCCGCAGCGCAGTCAACCGCGTCTGCTCTAGTAGCCAAGCTTTCAGCATCGCAAGCTGAGATCGCCGAACTAGACCTGAAAATTGGTCAACTGCGGGAAGCGGCAAATCGTGCTTTTGTAGACCTCCATGATGCTCAGTCTCGTTCTGAGCAGGCACGCCGCGGTGCTGAGGAGGCGAAGCGTCGTCTGGAGGAATCGCAGGCGGCAGTTGAGAAAGCTCGTGCTGAGCTATCCGCAGTGACTCGGTCGCAGTATCGCAACTCCGCTGGTGGAAGCCCGATTCAGGCACTCGGTGGAGAGCAATCGCAAAAGGATGTACTTGACCGTTCACTCTTTCTCCGCCAACGAAGCGAGGAAAAACAGCAAAAGCTCGCCGAAGTTGAGCAAGCTCGCCTCGAGGCTGCGAACGATGAATCTCTGCAGCGCCAGGCCAGTGAAGTTGCGCAGCAGGCTGCGGACGAAGCTGTGGCCGCAGAATCCGCTACGCGTGATGAGCTTGCCTCTCTGTCTTCACAACTAGACGATGTCATTGAGCAGCGCGAGGCTGCATCTGCGGAGTTGAACAGCATCGAGAGCGACGTCGCGCAGGAACGTGGTATCTCAAATAGCCCTGCGCCGCAGTCAGCTGAGGTTCAGGAGACTCCAGCTGAAACGTATGAGGTTTCGCCTGAGCTTCTTGACGCCGTCGAAGAACGAATGAACGAAATTGCCCCTGGAGCTGAGGTTCCAAATGAACAAGCACTAGTACAAGCCGTGAATACGGCGCAGCGTACAGGTGGATATGTGGAGGTCTCCAACCAGGCAGATACGCCGCGGCTCGAGTACTCCGAGGGGAGCGATGTCACTGACTTGCTGACCCAAGCGGCAACCATCGTCGCTTCTGAAGCCCTCGTTGGTTCCTCTCAGCCTGATCACAGCGAAACAGCGAACCCCTATGGAGGCTCGAGCACAAGTGACGTCATTGCTGCTTTCGCACAGGGGCTCAATAGTGTTCTGGCTGCTGATTCCTCCGCTGGTCAGCCTGACTCTGCTACTTCCGATCTGTCGCAGGTCGTTCCTGCAGTTGGCACTTTCGAGTCGATTACGAATGAAGTTCGGTCTGCCTTAGCACCGTCGGCAAATTCCTCGTCTGTAGAGACAGTAATCGCACGTGCCGAAGCGATGATCGGTACGCCGTATGTTTGGGGCGGTGGTGACGCGAATGGTCCAACCGTGGGTGTGAATGGCGGGAGCATGTCTGGATTCGATTGCTCTGGGCTTGTACTCTACGCCTTTGCTGGCGTAGGAATTTCGCTGCCGCACTACACGGGCTACCAGTACCAGCGAGGAACTCCAGTTGCGCCGAGTGAAGCACAACGTGGCGATCTCTTGTTCTGGGGCCCTGGCGGCAGTCAGCACGTGGCAATTTACCTCGGCGACGGCATGATGATCGAGGCTCCCCAAGCTGGCCAGAATGTTCAGATTGCTCCAGTTCGTTGGTCTGGTATGTCAGCGAATGCAGTCCGTCTGCTTTAG
- a CDS encoding DUF6676 family protein — MQYQNPDPRFDSLVDQLNIDGIAFETANEGTGSLEQSLSSTLSSAHDHSGLNVGLVFLDSTPPHIPELRDLAQDLNLATGIETIYIRTPDVAIATSEKFPRSSIEAGQLASVRASSYEDGVAQFLQGASSRQLDWISVLIAVAVVLIVTCGATAIQNWRQA, encoded by the coding sequence ATGCAATACCAAAATCCAGATCCACGATTCGATAGCCTTGTAGATCAGCTCAATATTGACGGTATCGCATTCGAGACTGCCAATGAAGGCACCGGCAGCCTGGAACAGTCACTATCTTCCACCTTGTCGAGCGCGCATGATCATTCTGGCCTTAATGTGGGGCTCGTTTTTCTCGACTCGACGCCTCCCCACATTCCTGAGCTAAGAGATCTGGCGCAAGACCTCAATCTTGCCACCGGAATCGAAACTATCTATATCCGAACGCCCGATGTCGCCATTGCTACATCAGAAAAGTTTCCACGCTCCTCAATCGAGGCTGGCCAGCTCGCCTCTGTACGGGCCTCAAGCTACGAAGACGGGGTGGCGCAGTTTCTGCAAGGGGCATCCTCTAGGCAGCTTGATTGGATTTCGGTATTGATTGCGGTTGCAGTAGTCCTCATCGTCACGTGTGGAGCTACCGCTATCCAGAATTGGCGTCAGGCGTAG